The following are from one region of the Andrena cerasifolii isolate SP2316 chromosome 1, iyAndCera1_principal, whole genome shotgun sequence genome:
- the Trio gene encoding trio Rho guanine nucleotide exchange factor isoform X3, whose translation MDGTRAAEVLPLLQERLAILPGGRDRRGGPVIVFPITPRRERAKPEDYRRLLQYLLTVPGDEARGLRFTVIVDMRGATWDSVKPILKVLHEHFHRSVHVAFIIKPENFWQKQRTSLAKQKKYNFEINTISLEALTKVIDPSQLTADLDGSLQYDHAQWIDTRLAVEDFTWQAADLLDRLDDLQEDLSRNDFADDVAGAKHGIDLHNEMKKKIMKVPVEEIEVVGQRLLQRFDNSLAATGGEGGSIESGGATGGSDPDGRALAALVIQHLDSVHAAQQHLLQLWHIKKMKLDQCFQLRLFEQDCEKMFDWICHNREGFLANYVEIGRSYQLAKNLQEEHKHFTMSSMNVYVNINKILTMASRLLETQHYAAGHVRAVAGRLDRAWKEFAAGLDERTAVLGLSVVFHHKAEQYVDSVTGWSQACDAGNLPNEIPILESHIRQHQTLYEAMCQAYTEVHSTSKKLLYQLDHLVQVCNQPQGIDHAARKHSQDSGHSVDGHSGMSGNPAADYSEGASHVLAVIHQILGHHRALEARWHARKVKLHQRLALRLFQEDVKQVLDWLTNHGEVFIRKNTGVGRNLQKARVYQKSHEHFENVAQNTYTNATKLLTAAQELAHTGECAADEIYAVAQELEAHVSSFAARVEQRRRRLDLAVVFYTHEKELSGWVDELRQELQQDEVAENLETAERLLEQCAQHRASCLEACASTIVQGEALLQELKQSTDAPDTTGSIAAVEAALDRLAGLRQELEDLWAARKLRLELCLRLRVFERDALEASGQLEMWAQELQGPPREGSPEQLLRVHNDGVAHMQNTAFQVLQQGQELAQVLEQSGVCIMADGQHSATARVQVLLEFLNEREMDAEDLAEMRRVRLEQASQLVQLQTDATHVANWIRNGEAMLLASLRVPENLQDAEQLRLEHEQFQVAIEKTHTSAVQVKHRADALVSANHYDPKSIREVAEDVTKRWQQLVTCAEERHKLVTASINFYKTAEQVRSVLDSLEREYKRDEDWCASGEKAAQVPTLVGKHQEQKEAFLKACTLVRRTAETFLKYTNRSLQFYSYQSNSAGSENKVKSILEELLSKENRVLEYWTQRKKRLDQCHQYVLFERSAKQALEWIRETGELYLATHTNVGKNRIENEQLLREHNEFKGAAKETRERVKLLIQLADNLVEKGHAHAAAIKQSVAEVDQRYKDFSTRMDCYKTQIEDDLGIQSDDGQKDLSIDRNSDPLLEEKIKGKDLKELNEEKRRSARRKEFIMAELLQTERTYVKDLETCIRCFLEETRCGKSNVVPAGLQGRESIIFSNMEEIHQFHCNIFLRELEKYETMPEDVGHCFVTWAAKFDMYVTYCKNKPESNQLLVTHGGMWFEELQRKHRVEHPIAAYLIKPVQRITKYQLLLKDLQACCQEGQGEIKDGLEVMLNVPKKANDALHLSMLEGCDVRIDTLGDVVLQDSFTVWDPKQLIRKGRDRHIFLFELYLLFSKEVKDSAGKVKYIYKSRLMTSELGVTEHIEGDECKFAVWTGRAPTSDTRVVLRANSMDAKQLWVKRLREVIQETYFSLSMPKSPAKKSSSQRSSRDLEECASLDDSVENLDRNSLASFGSTNTTDSDKTGVAEVTWVIADHSAAPGSRELTVTKGQQVEVLENGSTISGVNTAEWTHVRLLVAPGQIDPPPEGLVPTSALKQPPSASSKSFPSTKSPSHQQQQQQQQQQQQQQQQQQQQQQQQQQQQQQQQHHHHHHHHHQQHSSNQVLIATPACSGITTSSTAGTGSFSPSSASASTSVTTGGVSSTGLAIQNVAAPCIPFDEVENVVVVAADGSSAVNTSSPGNKRRGFSGRKWLPPPLRKLSQSKVDKSTSAIPVSSSDRPGLKKNASEKRFKLPTTGGSEQVWPSRTASVSISTCASAVASMRVSASSSDANLDTQPEIQHDAEEEEEGEVEQNSELEEDLIAEPDDDTETIPLSEQNGADDVEDELELPPPMKPITEPILVGTANGSSGSTIPTAEGCGKSRTSERSTKILDGATTADLAEIEQIVKERMEQHTENQERQSLLRTPSGKTSSIGIVGEDGYNQASVSTTEVTTTTTTTTATTTTTSITTTTTTTTAATMSMTVTTAANNSQEESDPECTILAKRQFVIRELADTEQDYVNDLEQIVKGYMSLMRDPECEIPLPEDLRGGKDKMVFGNIEAIYEWHRDFFLKALERCLECPEELGPLFKRYERKLHMYVVYCQNKPVSEYIVSEYIDTYFEDLRQKLGHRLQLCDLLIKPVQRITKYQLLLREALRLTERTQRTSEIEGLRAAVHVMRVIPKAANDMMDVGRLQGFDGKITAQGKLLLHGPLLVSEQSNPPGRGRELQVFLFEQNIIFSEAVGKKTQFTNPAYIYKAHIQVNKMSLGECYDDPERFLIRSTDPRKHGLGFSCSALEETGPRKQEWVDTITAILQTQRDFLKAIQSPIAYQKELDKDPLRGVSPESPCRGCVLSSTVSSTIPNVSKTINEEGRNQMAAAAPTVTKALAAAAAVMTTATTATATTTSLLQRSRAGALDPDSSRTPSPTKSRLNFLEGFKSTLRTRSPIRNNSIPIVSGSRVRLTADWGKLRAGEELEICRLDGPGLIVFPVIGKKEEEEFWIPASLVPNSSISRAWSFRPRRIDSQGESVRLPQDMHAEENGPPAILTIPCSIRATAGGVARLVLEARRVDRAIVTWRKEGQRCDIVAGDRYRLYRTADSLSLEIAPCQPSDSGIYHCRVEHETGSCSAKIPLCVVGPSPNAWNDKIEMMNLNESSMVVALSNSKIKTISRDAQVASREAKEFSQRYVELKELGAGRFAQVYRARDTESGRQVALKQICRLKQSRTLTRAEYDLLETICHENIVRAFALFEDAPQPDIDTIVLELVNGSTLFAHLGKQNGYTEATVSMYTGQLLSALEWLHSRKRAHLDLKPENVLIDRETNAVKLIDVGEAVRAAAPLDQVVPPVDLEFAAPESVLGKPTCSYTDIWAAGVFIYVLLSGLSPFLDDSVEETTTNILKCDFCFPDEYFGNISSDAKGLLRKLLCLRGEERATARASLSSPWFEIPIGATIPSSRMLAFIDRRAHRSKGSCQDRNSSFYP comes from the exons ATGGACGGAACGAGAGCAGCCGAGGTCTTGCCGTTGCTGCAAGAGCGTTTGGCCATACTACCCGGTGGCCGAGATCGTAGAGGCGGTCCCGTAATTGTTTTTCCTATTACTCCGAGACGCGAACGTGCTAAACCCGAGGATTATCGCCGCCTCTTACAATACCTTTTGACTGTACCCGGCGATGAAGCGAGAGGTTTGCGTTTCACCGTGATCGTGGACATGCGTGGTGCTACTTGGGACTCTGTCAAACCGATCTTGAAG GTGTTACACGAGCATTTTCATCGGTCTGTTCATGTTGCCTTTATCATAAAGCCTGAAAATTTCTGGCAAAAACAACGGACGTCCCTGGCtaagcaaaaaaaatataattttgag ATAAACACCATAAGTTTAGAGGCGTTGACAAAAGTGATCGATCCGTCACAGTTGACCGCGGACTTGGATGGATCCTTGCAGTACGACCATGCTCAATggatcgacacgaggcttgcCGTGGAAGATTTTACGTGGCAGGCGGCTGATCTTCTCGACAGATTGGACGACTTACAAGAGGATCTGAGTCGAAATGATTTTGCGGACGATGTGGCGGGAGCGAAGCACGGAATTGATTTACACAATGAGATGAAGAAGAAGATTATGAAAGTTCCGGTTGAAGAGATCGAAGTTGTTGGCCAGCGACTGCTGCAGCGTTTCGATAata GTTTGGCCGCGACCGGTGGGGAAGGAGGTAGCATCGAGAGTGGCGGTGCGACAGGCGGTTCTGATCCGGACGGACGGGCATTGGCAGCTTTAGTGATTCAGCACTTGGATTCGGTACATGCTGCACAACAACACCTCTTGCAGCTGTGGCATATCAAGAAAATGAAACTTGATCAATGCTTTCAACTGAGGCTTTTCGAGCAGGATTGTGAAAAGATGTTTGACTGGATTTGTCACAACAGAGAGGGatttttggcgaattacgtTGAGATTGGTCGATCTTATCAATTGGCGAAAAATTTACAGGAGGAGCACAAGCATTTCACTATGAGTTCGATGAACGTTTACGTCAACATAAATAAGATTTTAACAATGGCTAGTCGTTTGCTAGAGACTCAGCATTACGCCGCTGGACATGTAAGAGCTGTGGCCGGTCGACTTGATCGGGCTTGGAAAGAATTCGCAGCGGGACTCGACGAACGTACCGCGGTTCTTGGCTTGAGCGTCGTTTTCCACCATAAGGCGGAACAGTACGTCGACAGCGTGACGGGATGGAGTCAAGCGTGCGACGCTGGCAATTTACCCAACGAAATACCGATTCTAGAATCTCACATACGACAACATCAAACTCTTTACGAAGCGATGTGTCAAGCTTATACCGAG GTGCATAGTACCAGTAAGAAGCTTCTTTATCAACTGGATCATCTCGTGCAAGTCTGTAATCAACCGCAAGGGATAGACCATGCAGCCAGAAAACAT AGTCAAGACAGCGGACACAGCGTCGATGGGCATTCGGGTATGAGCGGGAATCCAGCCGCGGATTATAGCGAGGGTGCGTCGCACGTATTGGCGGTGATCCATCAGATCTTGGGTCATCACAGAGCATTGGAAGCTCGTTGGCATGCTCGAAAAGTGAAATTACATCAGCGGCTGGCGTTAAG ATTATTTCAAGAGGATGTGAAACAGGTTCTAGACTGGTTAACGAATCACGGTGAAGTTTTCATTAGAAAGAACACGGGAGTAGGTcggaatcttcaaaaggcaaGGGTGTACCAGAAGAGTCACGAGCATTTTGAGAATGTCGCTCAG AACACATACACGAATGCAACCAAATTACTTACCGCTGCGCAAGAATTAGCGCACACGGGGGAATGTGCTGCTGATGAGATATACGCCGTGGCGCAGGAATTGGAAGCTCACGTTAGCAGCTTCGCAGCAAGGGTGGAACAACGGCGTCGACGATTAGACTTGGCGGTTGTGTTTTATACGCACGAGAAAGAG TTGAGTGGTTGGGTGGACGAATTGCGGCAAGAGTTACAGCAGGACGAAGTGGCGGAGAACTTGGAAACGGCGGAAAGGCTTTTGGAACAATGTGCGCAACACAGAGCCTCGTGCCTGGAAGCTTGTGCGTCGACTATCGTACAGGGTGAAGCGTTACTTCAGGAACTTAAACAGTCTACGGATGCTCCCGACACCACCGGTTCT ATAGCCGCGGTGGAAGCTGCGCTCGATAGGTTGGCTGGCTTGAGGCAGGAATTGGAAGATTTATGGGCTGCGAGAAAGCTGAGACTGGAATTGTGTCTACGATTGCGCGTGTTCGAAAGAGACGCTTTAGAAGCGAGCGGCCAGTTGGAGATGTGGGCCCAAGAATTGCAAGGTCCACCTAGAGAGGGTTCGCCGGAACAACTGTTGCGTGTACACAATGATGGCGTCGCGCATATGCAGAACACTGCTTTTCAGGTTTTGCAACAAGGTCAAGAACTCGCTCAG GTACTGGAGCAATCCGGAGTCTGCATAATGGCAGACGGGCAACACAGTGCCACGGCTAGGGTACAAGTGCTTCTCGAATTCCTAAACGAAAGAGAAATGGATGCGGAGGATCTGGCGGAGATGAGAAGAGTTCGCCTGGAGCAAGCCTCTCAACTGGTTCAGTTGCAAACCGACGCCACTCATGTGGCTAACTGGATCCGAAACGGAGAAGCTATGCTGTTAGCGTCGTTGAGAGTTCCGGAGAATCTTCAAGATGCCGAACAACTCCGTTTGGAACACGAACAATTTCAAGTTGCTATAGAAAAGACTCATACATCGGCCGTTCAG GTAAAGCACAGAGCGGATGCACTAGTGAGCGCTAATCATTACGATCCAAAGAGTATAAGAGAGGTGGCCGAGGACGTGACGAAACGGTGGCAACAATTGGTGACATGTGCGGAAGAGAGACATAAATTAGTAACAGCTAGCATTAATTTCTACAAGACCGCGGAACAAGTACGCTCCGTGTTGGATAGCCTTGAACGCGAATACAAAAGGGACGAAGACTGGTGCGCGTCCGGCGAGAAGGCCGCGCAAGTACCAACGCTTGTTGGCAAACATCAAGAACAGaaggaagcatttttaaaagcgTGCACGTTGGTACGACGAACCGCGGAGACATTCCTCAAATATACTAATCGCAGTCTCCAGTTCTACAGTTACCAGTCGAATAGCGCTGGTTCCGAGAATAAAGTTAAAA GTATTTTGGAAGAATTACTCAGCAAAGAAAATCGCGTGCTTGAGTATTGGACGCAACGGAAAAAGCGATTGGATCAGTGTCACCAGTATGTCCTATTCGAGCGCAGTGCTAAGCAGGCCCTAGAGTGGATTAGAGAGACGGGCGAATTATATTTAGCCACGCACACTAATGTGGGCAAGAATCGTATCGAAAACGAACAGTTGTTACGGGAGCACAATGAATTTAAAGGAGCTGCAAAG GAAACGAGGGAAAGGGTGAAACTGTTGATTCAACTGGCTGACAATTTGGTCGAGAAAGGACATGCCCACGCAGCAGCGATCAAGCAGTCTGTTGCCGAAGTGGATCAGCGATACAAGGATTTTAGCACGCGCATGGATTGCTACAAGACCCAAATCGAGGACGATCTAGGAATTCAGTCCGACGATGGCCAGAAAGATTTATCCATTGATCGCAACTCGGATCCTTTGCTCGAAGAGAAGATCAAGGGAAAAGACCTGAAGGAATTAAACGAAGAAAAGAGGAGATCGGCGCGGCGGAAAGA ATTCATAATGGCTGAACTTTTACAAACGGAACGGACCTACGTGAAAGATTTGGAAACGTGCATTCGCTGCTTTTTGGAGGAAACGCGATGTGGAAAATCAAACGTCGTTCCCGCGGGATTGCAAGGCCGAGAATCAATCATCTTTAGCAACATGGAAGAGATTCATCAGTTTCATTGTAACATATTCCTTCGTGAGCTGGAAAAATACGAAACCATGCCAGAGGACGTCGGACACTGTTTCGTGACTTGG GCAGCCAAGTTTGACATGTACGTGACGTACTGCAAAAATAAACCAGAAAGTAATCAGTTATTAGTCACTCACGGTGGAATGTGGTTCGAGGAATTACAGAGAAAGCATCGCGTTGAACATCCGATCGCTGCCTATTTAATTAAGCCTGTACAAAGGATTACCAAGTATCAGTTGTTACTGAAAGATCTTCAG GCTTGTTGCCAAGAAGGACAAGGCGAGATTAAGGACGGATTGGAAGTGATGTTAAATGTGCCCAAGAAAGCGAACGATGCCTTACATTTGAGTATGCTGGAAGGTTGCGACGTAAGGATAGATACGCTTGGCGACGTAGTGTTGCAAGATTCGTTTACGGTGTGGGATCCTAAGCAGTTAATTAGGAAGGGCAGAGATCGGCACATATTTCTCTTTGAGTTGTATCTACTGTTTAGTAAAGAAGTCAAGGATTCCGCTGGGAAG GTGAAATATATTTACAAGAGCCGTTTGATGACCTCCGAATTGGGCGTGACGGAACACATCGAAGGCGATGAATGTAAATTCGCAGTTTGGACCGGACGGGCACCCACCAGCGATACGCGTGTCGTTCTCCGTGCCAATTCGATGGATGCCAAGCAATTATGGGTGAAGAGGTTACGCGAAGTTATTCAGGAAACGTATTTCAGCTTGAGCATGCCCAAGAGTCCAGCCAAAAAGAGTTCGAGTCAGCGTTCTAGCAGAGATCTCGAAGAATGCGCATCGTTGGATGACAGTGTTGAAAATTTGGATAGAAACTCCCTGGCATCCTTTGGATCCACCAACACCACGGATTCGGATAAG ACCGGTGTAGCCGAAGTGACTTGGGTTATCGCGGATCACTCGGCAGCACCTGGCTCGAGAGAATTAACAGTGACAAAAGGTCAGCAAGTTGAAGTATTGGAAAATGGAAGCACCATCAGCGGCGTAAACACAGCGGAATGGACCCACGTTCGTCTGCTGGTCGCTCCAGGACAAATTGATCCTCCACCGGAGGGATTAGTACCTACGAGCGCGCTTAAACAGCCACCCTCTGCTTCTAGTAAGTCTTTTCCATCTACAAAGAGCCCAAGCcaccagcaacagcagcagcagcagcagcagcagcagcagcagcaacaacaacaacaacaacaacaacaacagcagcagcagcagcagcagcagcagcagcatcatcatcatcatcatcatcatcaccagcAGCACTCGAGCAACCAAGTTTTAATTGCAACTCCCGCTTGTAGCGGAATCACGACGTCCTCTACTGCAGGAACTGGTTCGTTTTCACCATCGTCGGCGTCAGCGTCGACGTCGGTGACAACCGGCGGCGTATCATCGACCGGATTAGCCATTCAAAATGTGGCAGCACCTTGTATACCTTTCGATGAAGTGG AgaatgttgttgttgttgcggcCGATGGGAGCAGTGCGGTCAATACAAGCTCTCCTGGAAACAAGAGACGCGGATTCAGCGG GAGAAAGTGGCTACCGCCCCCATTGCGTAAACTGAGCCAAAGTAAGGTTGACAAATCGACAAGCGCGATACCGGTGTCGTCCAGCGATCGTCCAGGCTTGAAGAAGAACGCTTCGGAGAAACGATTCAAATTACCGACGACCGGTGGATCTGAACAAGTTTGGCCGTCGAGAACCGCCTCTGTTTCCATTTCTACATGTGCATccgcagttgcatccatgcgtGTCTCTGCTTCTTCGTCCGACGCGAATCTCGATACACAACCGGAGATTCAACATGAtgcggaagaagaagaggagggagAGGTCGAGCAAAACTCGGAGCTAGAAGAGGATTTAATAGCCGAGCCCGATGACGACACCGAGACTATACCTTTATCGGAACAAAACGGAGCGGACGATGTCGAGGACGAATTGGAACTTCCACCTCCGATGAAGCCCATCACTGAACCAATACTCGTCGGAACTGCCAACGGATCCTCGGGATCTACGATTCCGACGGCGGAAGGCTGTGGAAAATCTCGA ACATCTGAGCGCTCTACAAAAATTCTCGATGGTGCCACGACAGCTGATTTGGCTGAAATCGAACAGATTGTAAAAGAGAGAATG GAACAGCACACGGAAAATCAAGAGAGACAGAGCCTTTTGCGGACGCCGAGTGGTAAAACCTCGAGCATTGGTATTGTTGGTGAGGATGGCTATAATCAAGCTTCCGTATCGACAACGGAggttactactactactactactactactgctactactactactactagtattactactactactactactactactgctgcGACAATGTCGATGACGGTGACTACTGCGGCAAACAATAGTCAAGAGGAATCCGATCCTGAATGTACAATTCTTGCGAAACGACAGTTTGTGATTCGAGAATTGGCAGACACGGAGCAGGACTATGTAAACGATCTTGAGCAAATAGTAAAAGGATACATGTCGTTGATGCGAGATCCCGAGTGCGAGATCCCTCTACCAGAAGACTTGCGTGGTGGAAAAGACAAGATGGTGTTTGGCAACATAGAAGCAATTTACGAGTGGCATAGAGA CTTCTTCCTGAAAGCTTTGGAACGATGTTTGGAATGTCCCGAAGAGCTTGGGCCATTGTTCAAACGGTATGAGCGAAAGTTACACATGTACGTTGTGTACTGTCAAAACAAACCAGTGTCCGAGTACATCGTTTCCGAATACATAGACACGTACTTTGAG gaCCTAAGGCAGAAGCTCGGGCATCGATTGCAGCTGTGCGATCTTCTCATAAAACCAGTTCAGAGGATTACCAAGTATCAGCTTCTTCTTCGGGAGGCACTAAGGCTTACCGAACGGACTCAAAGAACCTCGGAAATCGAAGGCCTCAGAGCTGCGGTTCATGTAATGCGTGTCATTCCCAAAGCAGCGAATGACATGATGGATGTAGGAAGGCTCCAAGGTTTCGAT GGAAAGATTACGGCGCAAGGCAAGTTGTTGCTACATGGCCCACTTTTGGTGTCGGAACAATCCAATCCACCGGGCAGAGGAAGGGAATTGCAAGTTTTCCTCTTTGAGCAAAACATTATATTCAGCGAGGCTGTCGGCAAAAAAACGCAATTTACGAACCCCGCCTACATATACAAAGCTCACATACAG GTGAATAAGATGAGTCTCGGAGAATGTTACGACGATCCGGAAAGGTTTCTAATTCGATCGACGGATCCTCGAAAACATGGCCTCGGATTCTCTTGTAGCGCGCTAGAAGAAACTGGACCGCGGAAGCAGGAGTGGGTAGATACGATCACTGCCATCCTGCAGACCCAGCGCGACTTTCTGAAGGCGATACAGTCGCCGATTGCCTACCAGAAGGAACTTGACAAAGATCCACT TCGCGGCGTGAGCCCGGAATCTCCATGTCGAGGGTGTGTACTTTCTTCAACGGTTTCATCAACGATACCGAACGTGTCTAAAACAATAAACGAAGAAGGGAGGAACCAAATGGCAGCTGCTGCCCCTACCGTTACAAAAGCATTAGCAGCGGCAGCGGCAGTAATGACAACGGCAACCACAGCGACAGCAACAACAACATCGCTTTTGCAGCGATCTCGTGCCGGAGCTTTGGACCCGGATTCTTCACGAACGCCAAGCCCTACCAAAAGCAGACTGAATTTTCTCGAAGGATTTAAGAGCACTCTCCGAACTCGATCGCCTATCCGCAACAATTCCATCCCG ATCGTTTCAGGTAGCAGAGTAAGATTGACCGCGGATTGGGGCAAGTTACGCGCCGGAGAAGAATTGGAAATCTGCCGACTGGATGGTCCAGGATTGATCGTCTTTCCAGTGATtggaaagaaggaggaggaggaatttTGGATTCCGGCGAGTCTCGTTCCGAATTCATCCATCAGCCGCGCATGGTCTTTTCGTCCGCGAAGAATCGATTCCCAGGGAGAGAGCGTCCGTCTTCCGCAAGACATGCACGCGGAAGAGAACGGTCCTCCCGCGATCTTGACTATTCCGTGTTCGATCAGGGCAACGGCCGGTGGCGTGGCTCGACTCGTGCTGGAGGCGCGTCGCGTGGATCGCGCGATTGTCACCTGGAGGAAGGAGGGACAACGATGTGACATCGTAGCGGGCGATCGATATCGACTTTACCGAACGGCTGATTCTCTTTCTCTCGAAATCGCTCCATGCCAGCCCTCTGACTCTGGAATTTACCATTGCCGCGTCGAGCATGAGACGGGCTCTTGCTCGGCGAAAATACCTCTTTGCGTTGTAG GTCCTAGTCCCAACGCTTGGAACGACAAGATCGAAATGATGAATTTAAACGAGTCATCGATGGTGGTTGCGCTCTCGAATTCTAAAATCAAGACGATATCGAGAGACGCGCAAGTCGCAAGTCGGGAAGCCAAAGAATTTTCGCAGAGATACGTAGAATTGAAAGAACTGGGAGCCGGTAGATTCGCACAAGTATATCGCGCGAGGGATACAGAATCTGGCCGACAAGTGGCGCTTAAGCAAATATGCCGACTGAAACAGTCGCGAACTCTAACGCGTGCCGAGTACGATTTACTCGAAACCATTTGTCACGAGAATATCGTTCGAGCGTTCGCTCTTTTCGAAGATGCACCACAACCGGACATCGACACTATCGTTTTGGAACT AGTCAACGGCTCCACGTTGTTTGCCCATCTAGGAAAACAGAACGGGTACACGGAAGCGACGGTCTCGATGTATACCGGTCAATTGCTGTCCGCGCTAGAATGGCTACATTCTCGAAAACGAGCCCATTTGGATTTAAAGCCGGAAAACGTTTTGATCGATCGAGAAACCAATGCCGTAAAATTGATAGACGTGGGTGAAGCTGTAAGAGCGGCGGCACCTCTCGATCAGGTTGTTCCTCCTGTTGACTTGGAATTTGCAGCGCCGGAATCGGTCCTTGGTAAACCAACATGTTCATATACCGATATATGGGCTGCCGGAGTTTTCATTTACGTGCTTCTAAG CGGTCTTTCGCCATTCTTGGACGATTCTGTCGAAGAGACTACTACGAATATATTGAAATGTGACTTTTGCTTCCCCGAcgaatattttggaaacatctCGAGTGATGCAAAAGGACTCCTTCGAAAACTTCTCTGCTTGCGTGGAGAGGAGAGAGCGACCGCTCGAGCATCTTTATCGTCACCGTGGTTCGAG atacCGATTGGCGCGACGATTCCCTCTTCCCGAATGCTTGCGTTTATCGACCGTCGTGCGCATCGCTCGAAAGGATCTTGCCAGGATCGGAATAGTAGTTTTTATCCATGA